The proteins below are encoded in one region of Thermococcus peptonophilus:
- the rpmC gene encoding 50S ribosomal protein L29, translated as MKPSEIREMSIEEIDKKIRELRLELAKERGVLTMGASMENPMVIRNLRRDIARLLTIKREKLREKR; from the coding sequence ATGAAGCCCAGTGAGATTAGGGAGATGAGCATCGAGGAGATCGACAAGAAGATAAGGGAGCTCCGCCTTGAACTGGCCAAGGAGCGTGGCGTGCTCACCATGGGGGCCTCCATGGAGAACCCCATGGTCATCCGCAACCTCAGGCGCGACATTGCGCGCCTGCTTACTATAAAGAGGGAGAAGCTTAGGGAGAAAAGGTGA
- a CDS encoding 50S ribosomal protein L14, which yields MAKKGAGATRGISPVRPTRALPIGAYLKVADNSGAKVIQIIGVVGYKGTRRRLAAAGVGDMVVATVKKGRPDMRHQVVRAVVVRQRKEYRRLDGMRVKFEDNAAAIVTPEGVPRGTEIRGAIAREAAERWVRLGSIASIVL from the coding sequence ATGGCCAAGAAGGGTGCAGGTGCAACCAGGGGTATTAGCCCCGTCAGGCCAACGCGCGCCCTCCCGATAGGTGCCTACCTCAAGGTTGCTGACAACAGCGGTGCCAAGGTTATCCAAATCATAGGCGTCGTTGGGTACAAGGGTACAAGGAGGAGGCTTGCGGCCGCGGGCGTTGGTGACATGGTAGTCGCCACCGTTAAGAAAGGAAGACCCGACATGAGGCACCAGGTCGTCAGGGCTGTCGTTGTCAGGCAGAGGAAGGAGTACAGAAGGCTCGACGGCATGCGCGTTAAGTTCGAGGACAACGCGGCTGCGATAGTCACCCCCGAAGGTGTCCCTAGGGGAACCGAGATCAGGGGTGCGATAGCGAGGGAGGCCGCCGAGAGGTGGGTCAGGCTCGGTAGTATAGCGAGCATAGTGCTGTGA
- a CDS encoding 30S ribosomal protein S17: protein MREIGLRVQPPAEVCNDPKCPWHGNLKIHGRYVEGIVVSDKGKKTVVVERQYYHYLKKYERYELRKSKVHAHNPECINAKVGDKVLIAETRPISKTKSWVVVAVLQRAERAEEV from the coding sequence ATGAGAGAGATTGGATTGAGGGTTCAGCCTCCCGCTGAGGTTTGTAACGATCCCAAGTGCCCCTGGCATGGGAACCTCAAGATACACGGTAGATACGTTGAGGGTATAGTCGTTAGCGACAAGGGCAAGAAGACTGTCGTCGTTGAGAGGCAGTACTACCACTACCTCAAGAAATACGAGAGGTACGAGCTCAGGAAGAGCAAGGTTCACGCCCACAACCCCGAGTGCATCAACGCTAAGGTTGGTGACAAAGTGCTCATAGCCGAGACCAGGCCGATAAGCAAGACCAAGAGCTGGGTTGTCGTGGCCGTCCTTCAGAGGGCCGAGAGGGCTGAGGAGGTGTGA
- a CDS encoding ribonuclease P protein component 1 encodes MRGNGKERKDRAAGRPQRQGQEIAGRAWIFRGAHRGRVTRKNIIWHELIGLKAKVIRASHPELVGIEGYVLDETRNTLVLVGDRAWVVPKDVVEIEFDLGNEKIRVNGKDLVGRPEMRLKKRWRK; translated from the coding sequence ATGCGGGGGAACGGCAAAGAACGGAAGGATAGAGCTGCAGGGAGACCACAGAGACAGGGTCAAGAAATTGCTGGCAGAGCTTGGATTTTCAGAGGAGCTCATAGAGGTCGAGTGACCCGGAAAAACATAATCTGGCACGAGCTGATAGGCCTTAAAGCAAAGGTTATAAGGGCATCTCATCCAGAGCTGGTCGGCATCGAGGGCTACGTCCTTGACGAGACGAGGAACACTCTCGTCCTGGTGGGAGATAGGGCCTGGGTAGTCCCGAAGGACGTGGTCGAGATCGAGTTTGACCTTGGCAATGAAAAGATCCGTGTCAACGGAAAGGATCTGGTGGGAAGACCCGAGATGAGACTCAAAAAGAGGTGGCGGAAATGA
- the yciH gene encoding stress response translation initiation inhibitor YciH codes for MLFKEVLKEQQRIRVYIERARYGKLKTIIEGIDEKEFDLEDIAKKLKAKLACGGTAKNGRIELQGDHRDRVKKLLAELGFSEELIEVE; via the coding sequence ATGCTCTTTAAGGAGGTCCTGAAGGAGCAGCAGAGGATAAGGGTCTACATTGAGAGGGCCCGCTACGGCAAGCTCAAGACCATAATCGAGGGCATAGACGAGAAGGAGTTCGACCTTGAGGATATAGCAAAGAAACTGAAGGCGAAGCTGGCATGCGGGGGAACGGCAAAGAACGGAAGGATAGAGCTGCAGGGAGACCACAGAGACAGGGTCAAGAAATTGCTGGCAGAGCTTGGATTTTCAGAGGAGCTCATAGAGGTCGAGTGA
- a CDS encoding 30S ribosomal protein S4e, whose amino-acid sequence MARKGPKRHLKRLAAPTSWYIHRKAYKWAVRPSPGPHSMKTSIPLIYIVRDYLGYAKTAREARKILNEGKILVDGRVRKDYKFPVGIMDVVSIPETGEHYRVLPNRIGKLILHPISEEEAKLKPFRINNKRMVKGAKVQLNLHDGSNHLVSLAEKDAYKTSYTVIMQVPERQIVKVLPFEVGAYVFVTQGKNVARKGKIVEVRQFPMGWPDVVTIEDENGELFDTLKEYAFVIGKDKPEISLP is encoded by the coding sequence ATGGCGAGGAAGGGTCCAAAGAGACACCTTAAGAGGCTTGCCGCTCCGACTTCCTGGTATATTCACAGGAAGGCTTACAAGTGGGCCGTCAGGCCCAGTCCGGGTCCGCACAGCATGAAGACTTCAATACCGTTAATCTACATAGTCAGGGACTACCTCGGCTATGCCAAGACCGCCAGGGAAGCCAGGAAGATCCTCAACGAGGGCAAGATCCTCGTTGACGGCAGGGTCAGGAAGGACTACAAGTTCCCCGTTGGAATCATGGACGTCGTCTCAATCCCGGAGACAGGTGAGCACTACAGGGTTCTCCCGAACAGGATAGGCAAGCTCATACTCCACCCGATAAGCGAGGAAGAGGCCAAGCTCAAGCCCTTCAGGATCAACAACAAGAGGATGGTCAAGGGCGCTAAGGTTCAGCTGAACCTCCACGACGGAAGCAACCACCTCGTCAGCCTTGCCGAGAAGGACGCCTACAAGACCTCATACACGGTCATAATGCAGGTTCCGGAGAGGCAGATAGTCAAGGTGCTCCCGTTCGAGGTCGGTGCCTACGTCTTCGTTACCCAGGGTAAGAACGTTGCCAGAAAGGGTAAGATCGTCGAGGTCAGGCAGTTCCCGATGGGCTGGCCCGACGTCGTCACCATCGAGGACGAGAACGGTGAGCTCTTCGACACCCTGAAGGAGTACGCCTTCGTCATTGGTAAAGACAAGCCTGAGATTTCCCTTCCGTGA
- the rplX gene encoding 50S ribosomal protein L24, translating into MKLDMKQPRKQRKFLYNAPLHLRGKIMSAPLSKELREKYGVRNLPVRVGDKVKVMRGDFKGVEGKVVEVDLKRYRIHVEGVTHKKTNGTEVFYPLHPSNVMIVELNLEDEKREKIIERRAA; encoded by the coding sequence ATGAAGCTTGATATGAAGCAGCCGAGGAAGCAGAGGAAGTTCCTCTACAACGCTCCCCTTCACCTGAGGGGTAAGATAATGAGCGCCCCCCTCAGCAAGGAGCTTAGGGAGAAGTACGGAGTGAGAAACCTGCCCGTTAGGGTTGGCGACAAGGTCAAAGTTATGCGCGGTGACTTCAAGGGCGTCGAGGGCAAGGTCGTGGAGGTCGACCTTAAGAGGTACAGGATTCATGTTGAGGGCGTTACTCACAAGAAGACCAACGGTACCGAGGTCTTCTACCCACTTCACCCCTCGAATGTCATGATTGTTGAGCTCAACCTCGAAGACGAAAAGAGAGAGAAGATAATTGAGAGGAGGGCTGCTTGA
- a CDS encoding 50S ribosomal protein L6 — protein MPVDAWIREEIEIPEGVEVTVEGNTVKVKGPKGELQRELKYPGVQIFTEDGKVVIYKEFPRKKDVAIARTFKAHVNNMIKGVTEGFKYRLKVVYSHFPMTVKVQGDEVVIENFLGEKNPRRARILPGVTVKVKGSEIEVEGIDKEAVGQTAANIEQATRITKWDRRVFQDGIYIVEKAGKPIKF, from the coding sequence ATGCCGGTGGACGCTTGGATTCGTGAGGAGATTGAGATACCAGAGGGAGTCGAGGTCACCGTTGAGGGCAACACCGTCAAGGTCAAGGGGCCGAAGGGAGAGCTTCAGAGGGAGCTCAAGTACCCTGGCGTTCAAATCTTCACCGAGGACGGTAAGGTTGTCATCTACAAGGAGTTTCCAAGGAAGAAGGACGTGGCGATAGCGAGGACTTTCAAGGCCCATGTCAACAACATGATCAAGGGCGTTACCGAGGGCTTCAAGTACAGGCTCAAGGTCGTCTACAGCCACTTCCCGATGACAGTTAAGGTTCAGGGCGATGAAGTGGTCATCGAGAACTTCCTCGGTGAGAAGAACCCGAGGAGGGCCAGGATCCTTCCGGGCGTTACCGTCAAGGTCAAGGGAAGCGAGATCGAGGTTGAGGGTATTGACAAAGAAGCCGTAGGCCAGACCGCTGCTAACATCGAGCAGGCCACGAGGATAACCAAGTGGGACAGGCGTGTCTTCCAGGACGGTATCTACATTGTTGAGAAGGCTGGC
- a CDS encoding 30S ribosomal protein S8 has protein sequence MTLLDPLANALSHITNSERVGKKEVYIKPASKLIGEVLRVMLENGYIGEFELIDDGRAGIYRVQLIGKINKAGAIKPRFPVKARDYEKWEKRFLPAFEFGILIVSTSQGVMTHKEALEKGIGGRLIAYVY, from the coding sequence ATGACTCTGCTTGACCCCCTGGCAAACGCGCTTTCACACATAACGAACAGCGAGAGAGTTGGAAAGAAGGAGGTCTACATAAAGCCCGCCTCAAAGCTCATCGGTGAGGTCCTCAGGGTTATGCTCGAGAACGGCTACATCGGCGAGTTCGAGCTCATCGACGACGGAAGGGCGGGAATATATAGGGTTCAGCTCATAGGCAAGATCAACAAGGCTGGCGCAATAAAGCCGCGCTTCCCGGTCAAGGCCAGGGACTATGAGAAGTGGGAGAAGAGGTTCCTTCCAGCCTTCGAGTTCGGTATCCTCATTGTCTCAACGTCCCAGGGTGTTATGACCCACAAGGAAGCGCTCGAAAAGGGAATCGGCGGCAGGCTGATAGCCTACGTCTACTGA
- a CDS encoding 50S ribosomal protein L5: protein MQINREAILADWEAHPMRKPRIAKVTINIGVGESGERLTKAETMLEQLVGQKPIRRRAKQTNRDFGIRRGEPIAVKVTLRGEKAYQMLDRLLEAVDRKLSVGNFDEHGNFCFGIQEHINIPGVEYDPEIGIFGMDVCVTLERPGFRVARRKRQRRKIPTKHKLTKEEGIVFAMEELKAKVEGL from the coding sequence ATGCAGATCAACAGAGAGGCAATCCTGGCTGACTGGGAAGCTCACCCGATGAGGAAGCCGAGGATAGCCAAGGTCACTATAAACATAGGTGTTGGTGAGAGCGGTGAGCGCTTGACTAAGGCCGAGACCATGCTGGAGCAGCTCGTCGGTCAGAAGCCGATAAGGAGGAGAGCCAAGCAGACCAACAGGGACTTCGGAATTAGAAGGGGAGAGCCGATAGCTGTCAAGGTCACCCTCCGTGGGGAGAAGGCCTACCAGATGCTCGACAGGCTTCTTGAGGCCGTTGACAGAAAGCTCAGCGTTGGCAACTTCGACGAGCACGGAAACTTCTGCTTTGGAATCCAGGAGCACATAAACATACCGGGCGTTGAATACGACCCAGAGATCGGTATCTTCGGTATGGACGTCTGCGTCACCCTTGAGAGGCCCGGGTTTAGGGTCGCCAGGAGGAAGAGGCAGAGGAGGAAGATACCGACCAAGCACAAGCTGACCAAGGAGGAGGGTATAGTCTTCGCTATGGAGGAGCTTAAGGCTAAGGTGGAGGGATTGTGA
- a CDS encoding 30S ribosomal protein S14: MAKADYNKRKPRKFGKGARRCVRCGQYGPIIRIHGLMLCRHCFREVAPKLGFKKYE; this comes from the coding sequence ATGGCGAAGGCCGATTACAACAAGAGGAAGCCGAGGAAGTTTGGTAAGGGTGCGAGAAGGTGCGTGCGCTGCGGCCAGTACGGGCCGATAATCAGAATACACGGCCTTATGCTCTGCAGGCACTGCTTCCGCGAGGTCGCCCCGAAGCTCGGCTTCAAGAAGTATGAGTGA